The Lichenihabitans psoromatis genomic interval AGGCTTCGGCGAGTTCCAACCGATCGATACCGGCGACAGCGACGAAGCACTCCGCCGCAACCGACGGATCGAGTTGAAGATCACAGAGCGGTGAGTCGAGGGCTCGCGGGAGTTCAGATCGCCCCCGTGGCAGATCTGTCGCCCAAGGCGCGTGAAGCGGTGCTGGATCTCTGGGTCGCGGCCTGGACGGATGCCATGCCGTCCATCGATTTTGCGGGCCGCCGACCCTGGTTCGCCACACGGCTCGATGATCATCTGCGCGATGGTGATCTCATGATCACGGCGGACTCCGACCAGGACGGCCTTCTCGGTTTTGCCCTGGTCGCGATCCGGACCGGCTATCTCGATCAGCTTGCGGTGGCCCCCCTCGCTCAGCGGCAAGGGGTCGCGTCGGCGCTCGTCGTCGATGCTCAACGGCGCTGCTCCTGCGGCCTCGACCTCCACGTCAATCAGGATAATGTCGGCGCGGTCGCGTTCTACCAGCGCCACGGCTTCGAGGTTGTCGGCACCGGCGCCAATCCGCGCTCCGGGCTTCCGATCTGGTCGATGGCGTGGCGCCCGCCGTCGACGTGACGAGCCGTCTTGTCGCACCGCTTTTGGCAGCGCTTGCGGCTATCGTTCAGCGAAGTTTGGAGACA includes:
- a CDS encoding GNAT family N-acetyltransferase, whose protein sequence is MADLSPKAREAVLDLWVAAWTDAMPSIDFAGRRPWFATRLDDHLRDGDLMITADSDQDGLLGFALVAIRTGYLDQLAVAPLAQRQGVASALVVDAQRRCSCGLDLHVNQDNVGAVAFYQRHGFEVVGTGANPRSGLPIWSMAWRPPST